In one window of Halopiger aswanensis DNA:
- a CDS encoding DUF4145 domain-containing protein — MSIDANQALIAQFSGFISSKQISKEEWETISMEFGVYDIAKNTDRFFRSWYFGDEDKANRTAKFLKSVHDEDKDLAIAIMNRVYQKVDGAAQDELDEYPMVQQIEEGVDEGSLTTPNIAYHSDPFINVSNSPESFYPGLISEINTCYQAEAYNATLVLSRKLLENALIETLRSRFAMEEGMHLFFNEDRKQFVQFGGLIDNFKEEIDHFKPLSDAVDMELINKLHEIRYQGNAGAHSIEKKVTKSDVDEYSEMIEETATVLFSLRRKSFDEDNVTPSSATDEAQSNNTELDKELFQTSDSEILSEYSTDVDDLFRFSNEGELYITDSEKYSLKQKIRIYFLAHQYGAETELVDSPTVTVNELIEEYNLDMATVWQIIGELDCLRDINRKDGEFEFDVQKLPEILPEITDT; from the coding sequence ATGTCTATTGATGCTAACCAAGCACTTATTGCACAGTTTTCCGGATTCATTTCTTCTAAACAGATATCGAAAGAAGAATGGGAGACTATCTCAATGGAGTTTGGTGTTTACGATATTGCCAAAAACACGGATAGATTTTTCAGAAGTTGGTATTTTGGCGATGAAGATAAAGCAAATAGGACGGCGAAGTTTTTGAAAAGTGTCCATGACGAAGATAAGGATTTGGCGATAGCGATCATGAATCGAGTTTATCAAAAAGTCGATGGAGCAGCTCAAGATGAACTCGATGAGTACCCCATGGTCCAACAGATTGAGGAGGGCGTTGACGAGGGATCACTAACAACTCCAAATATCGCATATCATTCAGACCCATTCATTAATGTGAGTAACTCACCCGAATCATTTTATCCTGGCCTAATAAGCGAAATAAACACTTGCTATCAAGCAGAAGCCTATAATGCTACTTTGGTTTTATCTCGTAAGTTACTAGAAAATGCTTTGATAGAAACATTACGTTCGAGATTTGCCATGGAAGAAGGTATGCACTTATTCTTCAATGAAGATCGTAAACAGTTCGTACAATTCGGAGGGTTGATTGATAATTTTAAGGAGGAAATAGACCATTTCAAACCGTTGTCTGATGCGGTCGATATGGAATTAATCAATAAACTTCACGAGATTCGCTATCAAGGAAATGCAGGCGCTCATTCGATCGAAAAGAAGGTGACAAAAAGTGATGTAGATGAATATTCGGAAATGATAGAAGAGACCGCAACGGTATTATTTAGCCTTCGAAGGAAATCTTTTGATGAAGATAACGTAACACCTTCATCAGCTACTGATGAAGCTCAGTCTAATAATACAGAGTTAGACAAAGAACTTTTCCAGACATCAGATTCTGAGATTTTATCAGAGTATTCAACGGATGTTGATGATTTGTTCCGTTTCTCGAATGAAGGAGAATTATATATAACCGATAGCGAGAAGTACTCCCTAAAACAAAAGATAAGAATATACTTTTTAGCTCATCAATATGGAGCAGAAACGGAATTAGTTGACTCTCCAACAGTAACTGTCAATGAGCTCATAGAAGAGTACAATCTAGATATGGCAACTGTATGGCAAATAATCGGAGAATTAGATTGTCTTCGGGATATAAATCGGAAAGATGGTGAGTTTGAGTTTGATGTTCAAAAACTTCCAGAAATCCTCCCAGAAATCACCGATACATGA
- a CDS encoding phosphoenolpyruvate hydrolase family protein: protein MEFAHDESRRRLEETVANGEPIIGAGAGTGMSAKFAERGGVDLLIIYNSGRYRMNGRGSLAGLLPYGDANEIVLDMGRQVLPVVEDTPVLAGVNGTDPFRQMDVFIEDLKRRGFAGVQNFPTVGLIDEDSQFRQNLEETGMGYDKEVEMIREAAAQDMLTCPYVFTEEQAREMAEAGADVIVSHMGLTTSGDIGAETALDLDAAAERVQAHHDAATAVNDDVLVICHGGPIAWPDDAEYVLNETEGVVGFFGASSLERLPTEEAIENQAREFKSIEV from the coding sequence ATGGAATTTGCACACGACGAATCGAGACGGCGACTCGAGGAGACGGTTGCGAACGGCGAGCCGATCATCGGCGCGGGTGCCGGGACGGGCATGTCGGCGAAGTTCGCCGAGCGCGGCGGCGTCGACCTGCTGATCATCTACAACTCCGGTCGGTATCGGATGAACGGGCGGGGCTCGCTGGCCGGCTTGCTTCCGTACGGCGACGCCAACGAGATCGTCCTCGACATGGGACGACAGGTACTGCCGGTCGTGGAGGACACACCCGTACTAGCGGGGGTCAACGGAACCGATCCGTTCCGGCAGATGGACGTCTTCATCGAGGATCTCAAGCGGCGCGGATTTGCCGGCGTCCAGAACTTCCCGACCGTCGGGCTCATCGACGAAGACAGCCAGTTCCGCCAAAACCTCGAGGAGACGGGGATGGGCTACGACAAGGAAGTCGAGATGATCCGGGAGGCCGCCGCCCAGGACATGCTGACGTGTCCGTACGTCTTCACCGAGGAGCAGGCCCGCGAGATGGCTGAAGCTGGCGCGGACGTGATCGTCTCGCACATGGGACTGACGACGTCGGGCGACATCGGCGCCGAAACGGCGCTCGATCTCGACGCGGCCGCCGAACGGGTACAGGCCCACCACGACGCGGCCACGGCCGTCAACGACGATGTACTGGTCATCTGCCACGGCGGGCCGATCGCCTGGCCGGACGACGCCGAATACGTCCTGAACGAGACGGAGGGCGTCGTCGGCTTCTTCGGGGCGTCCAGCCTCGAGCGATTGCCGACGGAGGAGGCCATCGAGAACCAGGCCCGCGAGTTCAAATCGATCGAGGTCTGA
- a CDS encoding cupin domain-containing protein: MTETDTHFVEPDDVESLAFDWGVLKWLHTPEVTGGDRFSAGVVRLEPGKGHERHTHPESNEILYVLRGEGRQEVGGETRDIAAGELVFIPEGVEHGTENTGWEPLLLLAVYAPPGPETQLRQQPDCEIVPAGELPTEDRDTAVSSEAEQ, encoded by the coding sequence ATGACGGAGACGGACACGCACTTCGTCGAACCGGACGACGTCGAAAGCTTGGCGTTCGACTGGGGCGTCCTCAAGTGGCTCCATACGCCCGAGGTCACCGGCGGCGATCGATTCAGTGCAGGCGTCGTTCGACTCGAGCCGGGAAAGGGACACGAGCGTCATACCCACCCCGAAAGCAACGAAATCCTCTACGTCCTACGGGGAGAGGGGAGACAGGAAGTCGGCGGCGAGACGCGCGATATCGCAGCCGGCGAGTTGGTGTTCATTCCCGAAGGCGTCGAACACGGGACGGAAAACACCGGCTGGGAGCCGCTGCTCCTGCTGGCCGTCTACGCGCCGCCGGGCCCGGAGACACAGCTGCGTCAGCAGCCGGACTGTGAGATCGTTCCCGCGGGAGAACTGCCGACTGAGGACCGCGATACCGCCGTCTCGAGCGAGGCAGAACAATGA
- a CDS encoding Tm-1-like ATP-binding domain-containing protein, producing MSVVIIGTLDTKAEEIGFAKDVLEAQGVDVHVVDAGVMGEPGPAVEPATTAAEVADAAGTTLEHLREEGDRGEAIAAMGEGATEIAQRLYDAGTLDGILGLGGSGNTSIATAAMRALPVGVPKVMVSTMASGDTEPYVGARDVTMMYSVADIEGLNQLSRRIIANAALAIVGMVANDPDVDAEERPTVAMTMFGVTTPCVQAARERLEDMGYEVIVFHATGTGGRAMESLVEEGIVDGVLDVTTTEWADELVGGVLSAGPERLEAAGDEGIPQVVSTGALDMVNFGPRDSVPEEFEGREFHIHNPQVTLMRTTPEENAELGEIIAEKLNAATGPTALALPLEGVSAIDVEGEDFHDPEADEALFDALRSTLQDDIELFELETDINDEAFAAALAETLDEYMRDAGRAP from the coding sequence ATGAGCGTCGTCATCATCGGAACGCTGGACACGAAGGCCGAAGAGATCGGCTTCGCTAAGGACGTTCTCGAGGCCCAGGGTGTCGACGTTCACGTGGTCGACGCCGGCGTGATGGGCGAACCGGGACCGGCGGTCGAACCGGCAACGACAGCGGCGGAGGTCGCGGATGCAGCGGGAACGACGCTCGAGCACCTTCGCGAGGAGGGCGACCGCGGCGAGGCGATAGCGGCGATGGGGGAGGGCGCGACCGAAATCGCCCAGCGGCTCTACGATGCGGGCACCCTCGACGGCATCCTCGGCTTGGGCGGATCGGGAAACACCTCGATCGCGACGGCGGCCATGCGGGCGCTGCCCGTCGGCGTGCCGAAGGTCATGGTGTCGACGATGGCGTCGGGCGATACGGAGCCCTACGTCGGGGCCCGGGACGTCACGATGATGTACTCGGTCGCGGACATCGAGGGGTTGAACCAACTTTCGCGACGGATCATTGCTAACGCCGCTCTGGCGATAGTCGGGATGGTCGCGAACGACCCCGACGTCGACGCTGAAGAACGACCCACGGTCGCCATGACGATGTTCGGCGTCACGACGCCCTGCGTGCAGGCGGCCCGCGAGCGACTCGAGGACATGGGCTACGAGGTCATCGTCTTCCACGCGACCGGAACGGGCGGCCGCGCGATGGAATCGCTCGTCGAGGAGGGTATCGTCGACGGTGTCCTCGACGTCACGACGACCGAGTGGGCCGACGAACTGGTCGGCGGCGTCTTGAGCGCCGGGCCGGAGCGACTCGAGGCGGCCGGCGACGAGGGCATCCCGCAGGTCGTGTCGACGGGGGCACTCGACATGGTCAACTTCGGACCGCGCGATTCGGTCCCCGAGGAGTTCGAGGGACGAGAGTTCCACATCCACAACCCGCAGGTGACGCTCATGCGGACGACGCCCGAAGAGAACGCCGAACTCGGGGAGATCATCGCCGAGAAACTCAACGCAGCAACCGGCCCAACTGCGCTTGCACTCCCGCTCGAGGGCGTCTCGGCGATCGACGTCGAGGGAGAGGACTTCCACGATCCGGAGGCCGACGAGGCGCTGTTCGACGCGCTGCGGTCGACGCTCCAGGACGATATCGAACTGTTCGAACTCGAGACCGACATCAACGACGAAGCCTTCGCTGCGGCGCTCGCGGAGACGCTCGACGAATACATGCGAGACGCTGGTCGAGCCCCGTGA
- a CDS encoding PAS domain-containing sensor histidine kinase gives MSSAGRHSITEVTGEVTRALLPSSTTDDLQQRVCETFAASALYSFAWIGRYDSAKEAVVPTASAGLPEQTVDEIALTADSPRAALMQEAVRTREITIGQDLVDDSRCEERRRNPEQNDRPWAVIPLVYEESLYGVLQLATDRPHGFGAVERELLAEVGETIAYALELENAESTTRTASPDRPETETETTALPIEAEQERRLYETIISSTPDLVYAFDLDYRFIFANDALLEMWGQTYEESIGNTLRENGYEPWHAEMHEREIDQVVATKEPIRGEVAFEHAERGRRIYDYIFAPVFDAEGDVEAIAGTTRDITERKEAEEALQKSEERFRALVNASSDVVYRMSPDWSEMHQLEGKDFIADTHESTSDWLDKYIHPDDQERVKKAIDDAIRTKSTFELEHRVEQVDGSLGWTFSRAVPMLDDDGTIVEWIGMASDITDRKEYERKLEQTNAQLKRSNKELRRFAHAASHDLQEPLRMVSSYLQLLDNRYGDDLDTEAQEFIEYAVDGADRMRKMVDALLEYSQVNTYDEDFEPVDCETVLEEVRENLQVAIDDHEATITSDDLPTVSGDERQLVLLFQNLIDNAITYAGDDPPDIHVSADRRDDEWKFSIRDNGIGIDPELTDDIFEVFNRLHARDEYPGTGIGLAICKRIVTAHNGRIWAESESEEGTTFFFTVPAENGEGAGSGPADGRAASQ, from the coding sequence ATGAGTTCCGCCGGGCGCCACTCCATAACCGAGGTGACAGGAGAAGTCACCCGCGCCTTGCTTCCGAGCAGCACTACAGACGACCTCCAACAACGCGTTTGTGAGACGTTCGCAGCCTCGGCGTTGTACTCGTTTGCGTGGATCGGTCGCTATGATTCGGCAAAAGAGGCGGTGGTTCCAACGGCGTCCGCCGGACTCCCGGAGCAGACGGTCGATGAAATCGCGCTTACCGCGGACTCGCCTCGAGCAGCGCTGATGCAGGAGGCAGTGCGTACACGGGAGATCACGATCGGGCAGGATCTCGTTGACGACTCGCGTTGCGAGGAGCGCCGCCGGAATCCAGAACAGAACGACCGCCCCTGGGCGGTCATCCCTCTCGTTTACGAAGAATCGCTGTACGGCGTCTTGCAACTTGCCACCGACCGTCCGCACGGATTTGGCGCAGTTGAACGAGAATTACTCGCAGAGGTAGGGGAAACGATCGCGTACGCCCTCGAACTCGAAAATGCGGAGTCCACCACGAGGACCGCTAGTCCCGACCGACCGGAAACGGAGACCGAGACGACGGCATTGCCGATCGAGGCCGAGCAGGAACGGCGCCTCTACGAGACAATCATCTCCAGTACTCCCGACCTCGTCTACGCGTTCGACCTCGATTACCGATTCATATTCGCCAACGACGCGCTGCTGGAGATGTGGGGGCAAACCTACGAGGAGTCCATCGGAAACACCTTGCGAGAAAACGGCTACGAGCCGTGGCACGCGGAAATGCACGAACGCGAGATCGACCAGGTCGTCGCGACGAAAGAGCCGATCCGTGGCGAAGTAGCGTTCGAACACGCTGAGCGCGGGCGTCGAATCTACGACTACATTTTTGCACCCGTATTCGATGCTGAGGGGGACGTCGAAGCTATCGCCGGGACGACGCGCGATATCACTGAGCGCAAAGAGGCTGAGGAGGCCCTGCAGAAAAGCGAAGAGCGGTTTCGAGCACTGGTCAACGCGAGCTCGGATGTCGTGTATCGCATGAGCCCGGATTGGAGTGAAATGCACCAGCTCGAGGGGAAGGATTTCATCGCCGATACACACGAATCGACCAGCGATTGGCTCGATAAATACATTCATCCGGATGATCAGGAGCGTGTTAAGAAGGCGATCGACGACGCGATCCGAACTAAGAGCACCTTCGAGTTGGAACACCGGGTAGAGCAGGTCGATGGGAGCCTCGGCTGGACGTTCTCGCGTGCGGTCCCGATGCTAGATGACGACGGGACCATCGTCGAGTGGATCGGGATGGCGAGCGACATTACCGATCGGAAGGAGTACGAGCGCAAGCTCGAACAGACCAACGCGCAACTGAAACGCTCAAATAAGGAGCTCAGACGATTCGCCCACGCCGCCTCTCACGACCTGCAAGAACCATTACGGATGGTCTCGAGCTATCTCCAGTTGCTCGACAATCGCTACGGCGATGACCTCGATACTGAGGCACAGGAGTTCATCGAGTACGCCGTCGATGGCGCCGACAGGATGCGGAAGATGGTCGATGCGTTGCTCGAGTATTCTCAGGTGAATACGTACGACGAGGACTTTGAACCGGTTGACTGCGAGACAGTCCTCGAGGAGGTACGCGAGAATCTTCAGGTAGCGATCGATGACCATGAGGCGACCATCACGTCGGACGACCTCCCCACTGTGAGCGGGGATGAGCGGCAACTCGTTCTCCTCTTCCAGAACCTCATCGATAACGCCATCACGTATGCGGGCGACGATCCACCGGACATTCACGTCTCCGCCGATCGACGAGACGACGAGTGGAAATTTTCGATCCGCGACAACGGGATCGGAATCGACCCGGAGCTGACCGACGACATCTTCGAGGTGTTCAATCGCCTCCACGCCCGTGATGAGTACCCCGGAACCGGTATCGGTCTCGCTATCTGCAAACGCATCGTGACGGCACACAATGGCCGTATCTGGGCCGAATCCGAGTCCGAGGAAGGGACGACGTTCTTCTTCACGGTCCCCGCCGAAAACGGTGAGGGTGCCGGTTCCGGGCCAGCGGATGGCCGGGCAGCCAGCCAATAG
- a CDS encoding LolA family protein: protein MVPKFAGTRAIPAAIAVLFVMLLAGCVAVPSTGTGVSDTALETQITEATPPSELAATVEINQTIDGETTTVREDVQFRADGASRIETADGTVIVSNGTTRWQYDRDADSAQRLEIDPNASSFLEGVYAQQQRYVERYEIESIDETTIDGRDAYRVAFEPAANESVGRSVSILVGNSEYVIPLERDDGDFDGADRSAETVDVWFDQEHLFPVKHRVAGDGVSLETTYRNLTVDPGFDDDRFEFEPPTDENGSESVDEIVLPSIESHETVDAADDAVPFAVGQPPAATVPDAFALEKVTSYEFPDEKRQQVTLSYRGDGETITVTTSDGPRLFARGGETVSIGDATGTIADTDEGTELERSCGGATADGDLYYSIFVSDGLSDSRQRALEIGRALEC from the coding sequence ATGGTCCCCAAATTCGCGGGAACGCGAGCGATACCCGCGGCGATCGCCGTCCTGTTCGTGATGCTCCTCGCGGGGTGTGTCGCCGTCCCGAGTACCGGTACCGGTGTCTCCGACACGGCCCTCGAGACGCAGATAACCGAGGCAACGCCGCCGTCGGAACTCGCCGCAACCGTCGAAATCAACCAGACGATCGACGGTGAGACGACGACCGTCCGCGAGGACGTCCAGTTCCGCGCCGACGGTGCCAGCCGTATCGAGACCGCCGACGGCACGGTGATCGTCAGCAACGGCACCACGCGATGGCAGTACGATCGGGATGCCGACTCCGCTCAGCGACTCGAGATCGATCCGAACGCGTCGTCGTTCCTCGAGGGAGTGTACGCCCAGCAACAGCGATACGTCGAACGGTACGAAATCGAGTCGATCGACGAAACGACGATCGACGGGAGAGATGCGTATCGGGTCGCGTTCGAGCCGGCCGCGAACGAGTCGGTCGGCCGGTCCGTCTCTATCCTCGTGGGTAACTCCGAGTACGTGATTCCGCTGGAGCGGGACGACGGCGACTTCGACGGCGCGGATCGATCGGCGGAAACCGTCGACGTGTGGTTCGATCAGGAACACCTGTTTCCCGTCAAGCACCGCGTCGCAGGCGACGGCGTCTCGCTCGAGACGACCTATCGAAACCTCACGGTCGATCCGGGGTTCGACGACGATCGCTTCGAGTTCGAGCCGCCGACGGACGAGAACGGAAGCGAGAGCGTCGATGAAATCGTGCTACCGTCGATCGAGAGCCACGAAACCGTCGACGCTGCTGACGATGCTGTTCCGTTCGCCGTCGGGCAGCCACCGGCTGCAACGGTCCCGGACGCATTCGCGCTGGAGAAGGTCACCAGCTACGAGTTCCCCGACGAAAAGCGCCAACAGGTCACGCTGTCCTACCGCGGCGACGGCGAAACGATTACGGTGACGACCAGCGACGGACCGCGACTGTTCGCTCGCGGCGGTGAGACCGTCTCCATCGGCGATGCGACGGGGACGATCGCCGACACTGACGAGGGAACGGAACTCGAGCGGTCGTGTGGCGGCGCCACTGCCGACGGCGACCTGTACTATTCGATCTTCGTCAGCGACGGACTCTCCGACAGTCGGCAACGCGCCCTCGAGATCGGTCGCGCGCTCGAGTGTTAG